aagtttacaaaacatcaccgggtgcgtatactgggtatatgctatttttctaactccaaaccgctgacactacagtttcctggtgtattaaagttccttaaataagtttgactattggagatttataagtaggaaacatgaatgtaaagttgacagaatatctaggtaGGACAGGTCACAGTTTCGTATTTTTCCTATGCATagtataagcaaaatgtcagatggttaccacaatgtcacatatttctttcactggttctcaattataaccatttatcattgtgcgtgctttcccgcctcactgcactatcctctgacgtgactcggcatgtctggtagctggtacatgcagtccaaatcagagtaatcgagatatcgtatccaattcgtcgaaagccagagcgtcatcttcgatgtcgatgagctgatgtgacactacattaccagtggtgttctagcctgtcatctttcatgacccatccatggccagagaaTATATATcgggaacaacaggttcagggatgtgggatctccttcagattctaacatatcgtatatgctgtttgcagacttctcaggaaattacaccagatccagattcttAGAAAGGTTGAATGATTCAAaagcaccattcatcaaccttgtggacactTGTGTgactatagatggcacaggtaatatcctcgaggtctttaatgaggtcataaatgttaaatgtttttcattggtacTGGTTGTGTtgcatctggtgtatgcgtggatacaccattgaagactctccagaaaaagttttctgcagtgctctccagacttggcaaagagaggaacttcactgtagacctcatttatgacctcaaagaattcacctgtgccatctatggtcactgagggttcacaagaatgaggaatggtgcttcatacgaattaaggagaagcaactcaacccttcgcaggatgtggctctggtgtcttttccatcctaccggagaagtctggaacatcatatacgatatgtgaatcactaggttgaaaaCAGGATGAGCTCCCACATCCGCGAACCCGATATTCTTGATGTTACCtttggccatggacggttgacaagttagaaccacgatggtaaacctgtaatgtaatgtcacatcagctcatcagctcatcgacactctggtgagaaagcacgcacaacgataATGCTTATCTttaagaactattgaaagaaatatgtgatactgcagtaaccatctgacatttccttacgttatacacagaaaaataaagttaacagtggatgcgctatttctaaaagaaacaaatttcggaaagtgtcgtggtcagttttaatttgataccctattagttGACGTTGtgctgtaaaaatcattttgagacgctactagtctacaaactttcgcacatgaaaatggattatgttaggaaattgtcaagtcccacttagatattaagccaacttaaaattcaaatgtgttaagatatgaatcgtcaattgccaatgttatcttcaggaaattctaagacatccggaaactgtattgtcagcggtttggaaaaaacagcaatcatataccctgtatacgcacccggtgatgttttgttaACCAAATGATGGTGTAACAATAaatctcttttgcatttctatatatttttgttgttgttgtttttactaattgataagaggtcaaataactgattacgaataatagtttcttgttgggaaacaattatagctgcgtcaagccaaatatgaaaaatttgctaaaatattaccatttttgagcttaaaatcctatttttttcatttcctgcgtacacATCACTatttatatagaataatttgatccttatttgtatttgttgttcgattgtggtaattttgatacctcatatgtctacttcggttgaaaaatgtctatgactatttttaacttttccGTGAAATTCAAgatagcggccatcttgatgacgccataaccggagcttatacaatgttaacattgggttttttgttggtgttgtttttactgattgataagaggtcaaataactgattagaattaatagtttgctgttggcaaacatttttgccgCATCAAGCcgaatatgaaaaatttgcttaaaaattaccatttttgtgctcaaaatccgattttttcatttactgcgtagaaataactacatatattggattatatggtcctgatatgtatttgatgttctattgtggtcattttgatgcctcatttgtcttcttcggttgaaaaatgtcaatgttatgactatttttcaatctttagtgaaattcgagatggcggccatcttgatgacgtcataaccggaagttcatcccagtttatacaatgttacctctcgatttcgttatcagtgggtcataaggcttcagaaaaacattggttcatTAAGTTGTGGGGGGTGGTGCACGTGGAcccccccccctagatcccggcttATATTGTTTTTGGCCTAATCACCCTTTGAATAACTGGACCCTGATGTCTGACGAAAGAAGACAAAGTCACTATCAATTATTAATTTGTAGATATGGTATCAGCTTACTTTGATCTATAACATCCTCTTCTCAAATACTGAAATGTCTTCTTAAATTCAGGTCATTACAGTGTGTGGCATGGAAATATTGATGCCTTGGTTGGAGGAGAAGGTTTGGAGATACCAGTCTTAATTGACCTCACCAATGACCCAGACAGCCCTGGAGGAAGAGCTCAAGCTGAGATGAAGCACCGTATCAAAAATGAACATATTGAAGATTTTCCAATTAAGCATCAAATGTTGTCTCAGGCGATAgtgttttcttttttacaaAAGGCAAGGCATCCTGATTCCAAGCATTTTTTGATTCCATGTATTGGAATGTCGGCAAAACAGATGATTGTCTATCTGTATGATTCTAAATATGATGTGCTGTTGCAAAGCAGGGCTATATCACTAACCGATGGCAATGAAGTTAATTATACAGGATTAATTGTTTTATGGCTGGTCTTGAATTATCAAAATCTTGGATCTGGTTTGTCCGAGTACTGTGTTAAAAATATGTCCAAAGCGGCCTTTTTGAAAGGTGCTGACAGtgaaacagaaaatatttataaagaaaGACTTCCAGTTGGAGATGTTCATGGGAGAAGCATGTGTGAAACTCTTGACCCTACTTCTACCAGAAGAGTTGTGATCACTCCACCAGACACTCCAAAGTTTGTTTGGCCCAGTTAAAGTGTGATCACTCCGTCAGACACTCCAAAGTTTGTTTGGCCCAGTTAATGTGTGATCACTCCACCAGACACTCTAAAGTTTGTTTGGCCCAGTTAAAGTGTGATCACCAGACACTCCAAAGTTTGTTTGGCCCAGTTAAAGTGTGATCACTCCACCAGACACTCCAAAGTTTGTTTGGCCCAGTTAAAGCGTGATCACTCCACCAGACACTCCAAAGTTTGTTTGGCCCAGTGAAAGTGTGAACACTCCACCAGACACTCCAAAGTTTGTTTGGCCCAGTTAAAGTGTGATCACTCCACCAGACACTCCAAAGTTTGTTTGGCCCAGTTAAAGTGTGAACACTCCACCAGACACTCCAAAGTTTGTTTGGCCCAGTTAAAGTGTGAACACTCCACCAGACACTCCAAAGTTTGTTTGGCCCAGTTAAAGTGTGAACACTCCACCAGACACTCCAAAGTTTGTTTGGCCCAATGAAAGTGTGAACACTCCACCAGACACTCCAAAGTTTGTTTGGCCCAGTTAAAGTGTGATCACTCCACCAGACACTCCAAAGTTTGTTTGGCCCAGTTAAAGCGTGATCACTCCACCAGACACTCCAAAGTTTGTTTGGCCCAGTTAAAGTGTGAACACTCCACCAGACACTCCAAAGTTTGTTTGGCCCAGTTAAAGTGTGAACACTCCACCAGACACTCCAAAGTTTGTTTGGCCCAGTTAAAGTGTGATCACTCCACCAGACACTCCAAAGTTTGTTTGGCCCAGTTAAAGTGTGAACACTCCACCAGACACTCCAAAGTTTGTTTGGCCCAGTTAAAGTGCATCTAAAATATAAAGATTCCATTACAAATATGTGTCagtgatcacaaatatgtaataattttctAATTGAAGAccaaaaaatcatcaaaataacaTGAAGACCTATAGCCATTGTATCAAAATTGTACAATGAGAGTTTTCCTGAATAAATTTCTGATGTAGGAAGTCAGATGAATGTTTAGCCCTTGGGTCACTTGTTTATACCCATTGTTTTGTTGTTACAGATATAAATatgtagaaaatatatacattttgtatttacaacatttagtgagggaggagaaataggttcccatgtacccttCGAAGCTCTGATAGTTTCTtgaaacatggttttttaggaCTGGTATGAT
The DNA window shown above is from Argopecten irradians isolate NY chromosome 8, Ai_NY, whole genome shotgun sequence and carries:
- the LOC138329708 gene encoding uncharacterized protein, translating into MAALYKPRDKRRKIDIDSELKSLIISIKHSTSLPDITATLRALCEGDADALTVLIIESSNACLGYGVPFSMAFCHTKLQLKESYTFASFFVPGMSLIEKALNMTDWLPDDDLSKQSLVRLLSFLNDKGSINFIKTLHKRQDIFNNETRLCVALAEHVLTKLAPKANYILDHHYPRLKTDDECRCGCHSKIDDKYGDTSIGHYSVWHGNIDALVGGEGLEIPVLIDLTNDPDSPGGRAQAEMKHRIKNEHIEDFPIKHQMLSQAIVFSFLQKARHPDSKHFLIPCIGMSAKQMIVYLYDSKYDVLLQSRAISLTDGNEVNYTGLIVLWLVLNYQNLGSGLSEYCVKNMSKAAFLKGADSETENIYKERLPVGDVHGRSMCETLDPTSTRRVVITPPDTPKFVWPS